One Delphinus delphis chromosome 3, mDelDel1.2, whole genome shotgun sequence genomic region harbors:
- the MKNK2 gene encoding MAP kinase-interacting serine/threonine-protein kinase 2, whose product MVQKKTAELQGFHRSFKGQNPFELAFSLDQAHHGEPDFVLECPARPDMPASQPIDIPDAKKRSKKKKRCRATDSFSGRFEDVYQLQEDVLGEGAHARVQTCVNLITSQEYAVKIIEKQPGHIRSRVFREVEMLYQCQGHRNVLELIEFFEEDDRFYLVFEKMRGGSILSHIHKRRHFNELEASVVVQDVASALDFLHNKGIAHRDLKPENILCEHPNQVSPVKICDFDLGSGIKLNGDCSPISTPELLTPCGSAEYMAPEVVEAFSEEASIYDKRCDLWSLGVILYILLSGYPPFVGHCGSDCGWDRGEACPACQNMLFESIQEGKYEFPEKDWAHISFAAKDLISKLLVRDAKQRLSAAQVLQHPWVQGCAPENTLPTPMVLQRNSCAKDLTSFAAEAIAMNRQLAQREEDAAEEAGQEQPVVIRATSRCLQLSPPSQSKLAQRRQRASLSAAPVVLVGDHA is encoded by the exons gGGCAGAATCCTTTCGAACTGGCCTTCTCCCTAGACCAGGCCCACCACGGGGAGCCTGACTTCGTCCTGGAGTGCCCGGCCCGCCCTg ATATGCCTGCAAGCCAGCCCATCGACATCCCCGATGCCAAGAAAAGgagcaagaagaagaagaggtgcCGGGCCACCGACAGCTTTTCAGGCAGGTTCGAAG ACGTCTACCAGCTGCAGGAGGACGTGCTTGGGGAGGGTGCCCACGCCCGTGTGCAGACCTGCGTCAACCTCATCACCAGCCAGGAGTATGCCGTCAAG ATCATTGAGAAGCAGCCGGGCCACATTCGGAGTAGGGTTTTCCGGGAGGTGGAGATGTTGTACCAGTGCCAGGGACACAG gaacGTTCTAGAGCTGATTGAGTTCTTTGAGGAAGACGACCGTTTCTACCTGGTGTTTGAGAAGATGCGGGGCG GCTCCATCCTGAGCCACATACACAAGCGGCGGCACTTTAACGAACTGGAGGCCAGTGTGGTGGTGCAGGATGTGGCCAGCGCCCTGGACTTCCTGCACAACAAAG GCATCGCCCACAGGGACCTAAAGCCGGAAAACATCCTCTGTGAGCACCCCAACCAG GTGTCCCCCGTGAAGATCTGTGACTTTGATCTGGGCAGTGGCATCAAACTCAACGGGGACTgctcccccatctccaccccgGAGCTGCTCACCCCG TGCGGCTCCGCCGAGTACATGGCCCCGGAGGTGGTGGAGGCCTTCAGCGAGGAGGCAAGCATCTATGACAAGCGCTGCGACCTCTGGAGCCTGGGCGTCATCCTTTACATCCTGCTCAGCGGCTACCCGCCCTTCGTGGGCCACTGCGGCAGCGACTGCGGCTGGGACCGCGGCGAGGCCTGCCCGGCCTGCCAG AACATGCTGTTTGAGAGCATCCAGGAGGGCAAGTACGAGTTTCCGGAGAAGGACTGGGCCCACATTTCCTTTGCTGCCAAAGACCTCATCTCCAAGCTCCTCGTCCGTGACGCCAAGCAGAGGCTGAGTGCTGCCCAAGTCCTGCAGCACCCCTGGGTGCAGGGG TGCGCCCCGGAGAACACCCTGCCCACGCCCATGGTCCTGCAGAG gAACAGCTGCGCCAAAGACCTCACGTCGTTCGCGGCCGAGGCCATTGCCATGAACCGGCAGCTGGCCCAGCGCGAGGAGGACGCGGCCGAGGAGGCGGGGCAGGAGCAGCCCGTGGTCATCCGAGCTACCTCACGCTGCTTGCAGCTGTCCCCGCCCTCCCAGTCCAAGTTGGCCCAGCGGCGGCAGCGAGCCAGCCTGTCCGCGGCCCCCGTGGTCCTGGTGGGAGACCACGCGtga